A region of Desulfolithobacter dissulfuricans DNA encodes the following proteins:
- the cas2 gene encoding CRISPR-associated endonuclease Cas2, protein MFVLVSYDVSTIDKAGRRRLRRVAKVCKNYGQRVQFSVFECLVDPAQWTVMRQQLVDVIDPETDSLRFYYLGSNWKRRVEHVGAKPGVDQEGLLLV, encoded by the coding sequence ATGTTTGTGTTGGTGAGCTATGATGTGTCAACCATTGACAAGGCAGGTCGGCGGCGTTTGCGCAGGGTGGCCAAGGTGTGCAAGAACTATGGTCAGCGGGTGCAGTTTTCCGTGTTCGAATGCCTGGTCGATCCGGCCCAATGGACCGTGATGCGCCAGCAGTTGGTTGATGTGATCGATCCGGAGACCGACAGCCTGCGTTTTTACTATCTTGGTTCCAACTGGAAGCGGCGGGTGGAGCATGTGGGTGCCAAACCGGGAGTGGACCAGGAGGGACTGTTGCTGGTATAA
- the rhuM gene encoding virulence protein RhuM/Fic/DOC family protein, translating to MAELFGRDKSVISRHLRNIFQTGELVKESVVAKNATTAADGKTYQVDWYNLDAIISVGYRVNSKRGTRFRIWATSVLKDHLVKGYTLNERRLAEKGTSELQEVLSLLSSTLETHGLVNDEGRAVLEIVSAYAATWNLLLQYDEDRLALPAEPDANAVVPDPYEARAAIAKLKNELLSKGEASDLFGQERGEGLAAILGAVGQSFGGHDLYPGVALKAAHLLYFVIKDHPFSDGNKRIGAFLFLLFLRKNRLGVQRRFSNNALVALTLLIAASDPGQKEILVRLITHLITGE from the coding sequence ATGGCGGAACTGTTTGGCCGGGACAAGTCGGTTATTTCGCGTCATTTGCGGAATATCTTCCAAACGGGCGAACTTGTAAAAGAATCAGTTGTTGCAAAAAATGCAACAACTGCCGCTGACGGTAAAACCTATCAGGTGGACTGGTACAACCTTGATGCCATCATATCCGTGGGATATCGAGTTAACTCAAAACGAGGCACCCGGTTCCGCATCTGGGCCACCTCTGTGCTCAAAGATCATCTGGTTAAGGGGTACACCTTGAATGAACGCCGTCTGGCGGAGAAAGGCACCAGTGAGTTACAGGAGGTTCTTTCCCTGTTGTCCAGTACCCTGGAAACCCACGGCTTGGTAAACGATGAAGGTCGGGCCGTGCTGGAGATCGTCTCCGCTTACGCGGCGACCTGGAACCTGCTGTTGCAGTACGACGAAGACCGGCTGGCGCTTCCTGCCGAACCGGACGCCAATGCAGTGGTGCCTGATCCTTACGAGGCGCGCGCGGCCATTGCCAAGCTCAAGAACGAGCTGCTGAGCAAGGGCGAGGCCTCCGACCTGTTCGGCCAGGAGCGCGGCGAGGGGCTGGCCGCTATTCTTGGTGCTGTGGGCCAGAGCTTCGGTGGTCACGATCTTTATCCAGGTGTGGCCCTGAAGGCGGCGCATCTTCTTTACTTTGTCATCAAGGATCACCCGTTCAGTGATGGCAACAAGCGTATCGGGGCCTTTTTGTTTCTGCTCTTTCTGCGGAAAAACCGTCTGGGAGTCCAGCGTCGCTTCTCCAATAATGCCCTGGTGGCCCTGACTCTTTTAATCGCGGCCAGTGATCCGGGCCAGAAGGAGATCCTGGTGCGGCTGATTACCCATCTGATTACCGGGGAGTAG
- a CDS encoding branched-chain amino acid ABC transporter substrate-binding protein translates to MKKRTMLAAIGGALAGLLMLGQACVAADLKIGIMVPTTGSEATAGKDMENAMKLAVSEINDAGGVLGMQIVTITGDDACDPQQATAAASKLVSSDVTAVVGGYCSGATLPTLKIYGDAGIPMVIPAANSTKLITANPGNAFQINSTGFDQVNTAVDLFKKKGVKRLAIIHQGDGYSEDLARLTREKWTGMGNEVVAYEVVNKGEQDQSALVTRIKSKRPDAVFWTAYYADGAMVIKQLRQAGYRKLIAVGDGSNSPKLLEIAGRAAEGVYCFSNPTVEYLPAAKTFADNYRKTFKQNPDAYAALAYDGMKLMADAITRAGTTDKKAIIKALAETRDFQGIAGPISFTDKNTLAKSNFVILVAKGGKWTLYQ, encoded by the coding sequence GTGAAGAAGAGAACAATGTTGGCAGCGATTGGTGGAGCCCTGGCTGGTTTGCTGATGCTGGGCCAGGCGTGTGTGGCCGCAGACCTGAAGATCGGAATCATGGTGCCGACCACCGGCTCCGAGGCCACCGCGGGCAAGGATATGGAAAACGCCATGAAGCTGGCCGTGTCCGAAATCAACGATGCGGGCGGTGTTCTCGGCATGCAGATCGTCACCATCACCGGTGATGATGCCTGTGATCCGCAGCAGGCCACCGCGGCTGCTTCCAAGCTGGTTTCCAGCGATGTGACCGCGGTTGTCGGCGGCTACTGCTCCGGCGCCACCCTGCCCACCCTGAAGATATACGGTGATGCCGGCATCCCCATGGTCATCCCGGCGGCCAACTCCACCAAGCTGATCACCGCCAACCCCGGCAATGCTTTCCAGATCAACTCCACTGGTTTCGACCAGGTGAATACCGCCGTGGACCTGTTCAAGAAAAAAGGTGTCAAGCGGCTGGCCATCATCCACCAGGGTGACGGCTATTCCGAGGACCTTGCCCGGCTGACCAGGGAAAAATGGACCGGTATGGGGAACGAGGTTGTGGCCTATGAGGTGGTGAACAAGGGTGAGCAGGATCAGTCGGCCCTGGTGACCCGGATCAAGTCCAAGCGGCCGGACGCCGTGTTCTGGACCGCCTACTACGCGGACGGCGCCATGGTTATCAAGCAGCTGCGCCAGGCCGGATACCGCAAGCTCATCGCGGTTGGCGATGGCTCCAACTCGCCGAAACTGCTTGAGATCGCCGGCCGGGCCGCCGAGGGTGTCTACTGCTTCTCCAACCCCACGGTGGAGTATCTGCCGGCTGCCAAGACCTTTGCCGACAACTACCGCAAAACCTTCAAGCAGAATCCCGATGCCTATGCCGCCCTGGCCTATGACGGCATGAAGCTGATGGCCGATGCCATCACCCGGGCCGGAACCACCGACAAGAAGGCCATTATCAAGGCCCTGGCCGAGACCAGGGATTTTCAGGGTATTGCCGGGCCAATTTCCTTCACCGACAAGAACACCCTGGCCAAGAGCAACTTTGTGATTCTGGTTGCCAAGGGTGGCAAGTGGACCCTGTATCAGTAG
- the cas1c gene encoding type I-C CRISPR-associated endonuclease Cas1c translates to MKKHLNTLFVTTQGAYLAKEGETVAVKVGGKVRLQLPIHTLDGIVCFGQVSCSPFLMGFCAERDVCISFLTENGRFLARVQGPVSGNVLLRREQYRWADDPERSAAIARAVIIGKIVNSRKVLHRVVRDHPDKVDTVVVEQAMDRLKSILMHVRVGTSLDRLRGYEGEGAMVYFRVFDHLILSRKKEFFFEERSRRPPLDRVNCLLSFLYTLLMHDVRSALECTGLDTAVGFLHRDRPGRPGLALDLMEEFRPYLADRLALSLINLGQVKSKGFRQTETGAVLMDDDTRKTVLVAYQKRKQDVVTHPFLQEKMPIGLLFHTQALLLARHVRGDLDGYPVFCWQ, encoded by the coding sequence ATGAAAAAACATCTCAACACCCTGTTTGTGACTACCCAGGGAGCCTATCTTGCCAAAGAGGGCGAGACCGTGGCTGTCAAGGTTGGGGGCAAGGTACGCTTGCAGCTTCCCATTCACACCCTGGACGGGATTGTCTGTTTCGGCCAGGTTTCGTGCAGCCCTTTTCTCATGGGGTTTTGCGCGGAGCGGGATGTTTGCATCAGTTTTCTGACCGAAAATGGCCGTTTCCTGGCCAGGGTTCAGGGCCCGGTCTCTGGAAATGTCCTGCTGCGCCGGGAGCAGTACCGCTGGGCGGATGATCCGGAGCGGTCGGCCGCCATTGCCAGGGCCGTGATCATCGGCAAGATTGTCAACAGCCGCAAAGTGCTGCATCGAGTGGTGCGTGATCACCCGGACAAGGTGGACACCGTTGTTGTAGAACAGGCTATGGACCGCCTGAAGTCCATTCTCATGCATGTCCGCGTCGGCACTTCGCTCGACAGGCTGCGGGGCTACGAAGGGGAGGGTGCCATGGTCTATTTTCGAGTGTTCGACCACTTGATTCTCAGCCGCAAGAAGGAGTTTTTCTTCGAAGAGCGCAGCCGTAGGCCACCCCTTGATCGGGTCAACTGTTTGTTGTCGTTTCTGTACACCCTGCTCATGCATGATGTCCGCTCCGCCCTCGAATGCACCGGGCTTGATACGGCAGTAGGGTTTCTGCATCGGGACCGGCCGGGCAGGCCTGGTCTGGCCCTTGACTTGATGGAAGAATTCAGGCCCTATCTTGCCGACCGCCTGGCCCTGTCCCTGATAAATCTTGGCCAGGTCAAAAGTAAGGGCTTCCGGCAGACGGAGACCGGGGCCGTGCTCATGGATGACGATACCCGCAAGACTGTGCTGGTGGCATATCAAAAGCGCAAGCAGGATGTTGTGACCCACCCCTTTTTGCAGGAAAAGATGCCCATCGGCCTGCTGTTCCATACCCAGGCCCTGCTTCTGGCCCGGCATGTCCGGGGCGATCTGGACGGCTATCCCGTGTTTTGCTGGCAGTGA
- a CDS encoding DMT family transporter, giving the protein MKNQTRAYLLTTLVITFWATAASAFKIALRYVTPYTLLLYSILFSTMALLGIMVWQGRLGHLRTIRGKTLAKAALLGFLNPFLYYVVLFKAYAILPGQIAMSLNYGWPLVLTILSVPILRQHLSRSQLLAIIVSFLGAVIIATRGEFTSFGDVSRAGVLLAAGSTVIWATFWLFNARDGLDPVSKLFTGFCFGLFYTALFSPLAGTIELPPTRAWLPLIYVGLFEMGITYVLWLTALQLTTTAAKIGNLIYITPFFSLVILNLVVGEKIHPATFIGLFLIVSSIIFQSMQTKKQQA; this is encoded by the coding sequence ATGAAAAACCAGACCAGGGCATACCTGCTGACCACACTGGTCATTACCTTCTGGGCCACCGCGGCGTCGGCCTTCAAGATCGCCCTCCGGTACGTGACACCCTATACCCTGCTCCTGTACTCGATCCTCTTTTCCACCATGGCCCTGCTGGGTATCATGGTATGGCAGGGACGGCTTGGCCATCTCAGAACGATTCGGGGCAAAACCCTTGCCAAGGCGGCACTGCTCGGATTCCTGAACCCTTTCCTGTACTACGTGGTCCTGTTCAAGGCCTACGCCATCCTGCCCGGCCAGATCGCCATGTCCCTCAACTACGGCTGGCCCCTGGTCCTGACCATCCTCTCGGTGCCGATCCTCCGCCAGCATCTGAGCCGCAGCCAGCTCCTGGCCATCATTGTCAGTTTTCTCGGCGCAGTGATCATTGCCACCCGGGGAGAGTTCACCAGTTTCGGCGATGTCAGCCGGGCAGGCGTACTGCTGGCCGCCGGGAGCACCGTGATCTGGGCCACCTTCTGGCTCTTCAACGCCCGGGATGGCCTGGACCCGGTGAGCAAACTGTTCACCGGTTTCTGCTTCGGTCTCTTCTACACCGCCCTGTTCAGCCCGCTGGCCGGCACCATCGAGCTGCCCCCCACCCGGGCCTGGCTGCCGCTCATCTACGTCGGCCTCTTTGAAATGGGCATCACCTACGTCCTCTGGCTCACCGCCCTGCAGCTCACCACCACGGCGGCAAAAATCGGCAACCTGATCTACATCACCCCGTTTTTCTCCCTGGTCATCCTCAACCTGGTCGTGGGCGAAAAAATCCATCCCGCCACCTTCATCGGCCTCTTCCTCATCGTAAGCTCCATCATCTTCCAGAGCATGCAGACAAAGAAGCAGCAGGCCTGA
- the cas4 gene encoding CRISPR-associated protein Cas4, whose amino-acid sequence MFAEDDLLPLSALQHLLFCERQCALIHVEQLWVENLFTAQGRLMHERVDGGGHESRGDVRTVYAMPLRSLRLGLVGKADVVEFHRQESGEWLPFPVEHKRGRPKKENWDRVQLCAQAICLEEALGVKVPEGALFYGRNRRRQPVVFDSSLRAETEETAARLHELIALGRTPPPSYDKKCDSCSLKEFCLPKTLEKPYRVERYLKRMMAD is encoded by the coding sequence ATGTTTGCTGAAGACGATCTCCTGCCCCTCTCCGCCCTGCAGCACCTCCTTTTCTGCGAGCGGCAGTGCGCCCTGATTCATGTGGAGCAGCTCTGGGTGGAGAATCTTTTTACCGCCCAGGGGCGGTTGATGCATGAACGGGTGGATGGCGGCGGCCACGAGAGCCGGGGCGATGTCCGCACGGTGTATGCCATGCCGCTGCGTTCGCTGCGCCTGGGCCTGGTCGGCAAGGCCGATGTGGTGGAGTTTCACCGGCAGGAGTCGGGAGAGTGGCTGCCCTTTCCGGTGGAGCATAAGCGGGGCCGGCCCAAGAAGGAGAACTGGGACCGGGTGCAACTCTGTGCCCAGGCGATCTGCCTCGAAGAGGCGTTGGGAGTCAAGGTGCCGGAAGGGGCTCTGTTTTATGGCAGGAATCGGCGACGGCAGCCGGTGGTGTTCGATTCATCCCTGCGGGCCGAGACCGAAGAAACAGCGGCCCGTCTCCATGAGCTGATCGCCTTGGGCCGAACCCCGCCACCCTCGTATGACAAAAAATGCGATTCCTGCTCTTTGAAGGAATTCTGTTTGCCGAAAACCCTGGAAAAGCCTTACCGGGTGGAACGGTATCTCAAGCGGATGATGGCTGACTGA
- the cas7c gene encoding type I-C CRISPR-associated protein Cas7/Csd2 — MSEAIKNRYEFVLLFDVKDGNPNGDPDAGNLPRIDPETGHGLVTDVCLKRKVRNYVGLVHGEQPPYEIYIKEKAVLNLQHVRAYKATNHEDQLEQDKKGHWKSKGKGSNDDARQWLCDNFFDVRTFGAVMSTGVNCGQVRGPVQFAFGRSIDRVFTGEHSITRMAVATEGEAESQGGDNRTMGRKFTVPYGLYRVHGYISAPLAKQTGFSGEDLQLFWDALQNMFDHDRSAARGEMAARKLIVFKHDSELGNAPASKLFDLVTVEKTCGEAPPRSFADYSVTVGVAPDGVELIEII; from the coding sequence ATGAGTGAGGCAATCAAAAACCGTTATGAATTTGTCCTGCTTTTCGATGTGAAAGACGGCAACCCCAATGGCGACCCGGATGCCGGCAACTTGCCGCGTATCGATCCCGAGACCGGTCACGGCCTGGTCACCGATGTCTGCCTGAAGCGCAAGGTGCGCAATTATGTAGGTCTGGTACATGGCGAGCAGCCTCCTTATGAAATTTATATCAAGGAAAAGGCTGTTCTCAATTTGCAGCATGTGCGGGCCTACAAGGCCACGAATCATGAAGATCAACTTGAACAGGACAAGAAAGGGCACTGGAAGTCCAAAGGCAAAGGCAGTAATGATGATGCCCGCCAATGGTTATGTGATAATTTTTTTGATGTGCGCACCTTTGGCGCGGTCATGTCCACCGGGGTCAACTGCGGCCAGGTTCGCGGACCGGTACAGTTCGCCTTCGGTCGCAGTATCGACAGAGTATTCACCGGCGAACATAGCATAACCAGAATGGCGGTGGCCACGGAAGGTGAGGCCGAGTCCCAGGGCGGAGACAACCGTACCATGGGCCGTAAATTCACGGTTCCCTATGGGCTCTACCGTGTCCACGGCTATATCTCCGCGCCCCTGGCAAAACAGACCGGGTTTTCCGGAGAAGACCTGCAACTTTTTTGGGACGCCCTGCAAAACATGTTCGATCATGACCGCTCCGCCGCCCGGGGCGAGATGGCGGCCCGGAAGCTGATCGTTTTCAAACATGATTCCGAACTCGGAAATGCCCCGGCAAGTAAGCTCTTTGATCTGGTAACGGTTGAGAAAACCTGCGGCGAAGCTCCTCCGCGCTCCTTTGCCGATTATTCGGTGACCGTGGGAGTGGCTCCGGACGGAGTTGAATTGATCGAAATAATCTAA